A single region of the Halorussus gelatinilyticus genome encodes:
- a CDS encoding outer membrane protein assembly factor BamB family protein has protein sequence MPDWTRRELLKGVPASISVLSGCSQFPASWRDATPDYTWQQNGEDQTVELLVTQSTVYTICYRCEFGTRALNRQTGEQEWTFSAPRELFTGTATEQVVYVAGKDGVFALDADTGEQYWHYPTEETVRTPPAVGTESVYIRSYDSTLHAVDTATGTRRWQTALSVTGGTAPMAIEDGLVYVGSVGNVVYAFDSETGRKQWTFTVQEDIRLSSTLASETLYVASENIYALNPKTGTARWEYTPKSELGSLLLVAENRVYVGGRNIVALDASSGENQWGFRLPTEEGLLGFLGLVEKTLYGWNSRYLFAFDVDRAELQWRTEDIAEYNFKLVTMYDETFYFVTHGEDIYALPLREAERVWGK, from the coding sequence GTGCCAGACTGGACTCGGAGAGAACTACTCAAGGGAGTACCAGCCAGTATTAGTGTCCTCTCCGGATGCAGTCAATTTCCTGCTTCGTGGAGAGATGCAACGCCAGATTATACGTGGCAACAAAACGGCGAAGACCAAACCGTAGAGCTACTGGTGACTCAGAGCACGGTCTACACCATCTGCTACCGATGTGAGTTCGGAACTCGTGCGCTCAATCGCCAGACCGGAGAACAGGAATGGACGTTCTCGGCCCCACGCGAATTGTTTACCGGCACGGCGACAGAACAAGTCGTCTACGTCGCTGGCAAAGATGGAGTCTTCGCACTCGATGCCGACACCGGGGAGCAATACTGGCACTATCCGACAGAAGAAACGGTCCGGACGCCGCCAGCAGTTGGGACTGAGTCAGTATACATCCGAAGCTACGACAGCACGTTGCACGCGGTTGATACTGCAACAGGCACCCGACGCTGGCAGACAGCGCTCTCTGTCACGGGTGGAACCGCTCCGATGGCAATCGAGGATGGATTGGTCTACGTCGGGAGCGTTGGTAACGTCGTTTATGCGTTCGACAGCGAAACTGGACGCAAGCAATGGACGTTTACTGTCCAAGAGGATATCAGGCTCTCATCAACTCTTGCGAGTGAGACTCTGTACGTAGCCAGCGAGAACATTTATGCACTTAATCCAAAGACTGGGACAGCTCGGTGGGAGTATACACCGAAAAGCGAACTTGGTTCGTTACTGTTGGTAGCGGAGAATCGAGTTTACGTTGGTGGACGGAATATCGTGGCCCTCGATGCATCGAGTGGAGAAAACCAATGGGGATTTCGTCTCCCAACTGAAGAAGGACTTCTTGGATTTTTAGGACTGGTTGAGAAGACGCTCTACGGATGGAATAGCCGGTATCTGTTTGCGTTCGATGTTGACCGTGCTGAGCTTCAGTGGCGAACAGAGGATATTGCAGAGTACAATTTCAAGCTTGTCACGATGTATGACGAGACGTTCTACTTCGTGACCCACGGTGAAGACATCTATGCCCTTCCGCTTCGCGAAGCAGAACGAGTATGGGGGAAATGA
- a CDS encoding glutamine synthetase produces MELPADPPERLETVLAAVDALKAQDVAVEKYYPEYAAGKHEIVTDHEPGVRAADHHVLLRETVESVARDRGYRATFLPKPFDHSTNGCHVHLSLWDTAIAGRRPNENAFHDPDCDGLSDTARRFVAGVLDHAPALVALAAPTVNSYARLRPQIGAAAFVCWGRGNREALVRIPAPEPGDGGASTRLEFRAADNTANPYLALLGLLAAGKDGIERDLEPPEPVSADPGNLPAGERADRGIERLPRTLGQALDALEADSVLRAALGTDLFETYLEVKRSHWEAFTDSAVSWERDRLRTVY; encoded by the coding sequence GTGGAACTCCCGGCCGACCCGCCCGAGCGACTGGAGACCGTCCTCGCCGCGGTGGACGCGCTGAAGGCCCAAGACGTCGCCGTCGAGAAGTACTACCCCGAGTACGCGGCGGGCAAGCACGAAATCGTCACCGACCACGAACCCGGCGTCCGGGCGGCCGACCACCACGTCCTCCTGCGCGAGACGGTCGAGAGCGTCGCGCGCGACCGCGGCTACCGCGCGACGTTCCTGCCCAAGCCCTTCGACCACTCGACCAACGGTTGCCACGTCCACCTCTCGCTGTGGGACACCGCTATCGCGGGCAGGAGACCGAACGAGAACGCCTTCCACGACCCGGACTGCGACGGTCTGAGCGACACGGCCCGCCGGTTCGTCGCGGGCGTCCTCGACCACGCGCCCGCGCTCGTCGCGCTGGCGGCCCCGACGGTCAACTCCTACGCGCGACTGCGGCCCCAAATCGGGGCCGCCGCGTTCGTCTGCTGGGGCCGGGGGAACCGCGAGGCACTGGTCCGGATTCCCGCCCCGGAACCCGGCGACGGCGGTGCGTCCACCCGACTGGAGTTCCGCGCGGCCGACAACACCGCGAACCCTTATCTGGCGCTGCTGGGCCTGCTCGCCGCCGGAAAGGACGGCATCGAGCGCGACCTCGAACCCCCGGAACCGGTCTCGGCCGACCCCGGCAACCTCCCGGCGGGCGAGCGCGCCGACCGAGGTATCGAGCGACTCCCCCGGACGCTGGGGCAGGCGCTCGACGCGCTCGAAGCCGATTCGGTCCTGCGGGCGGCGTTGGGCACCGACCTCTTCGAGACGTACCTCGAAGTCAAGCGAAGCCACTGGGAGGCGTTCACCGACAGCGCGGTCTCGTGGGAGCGCGACCGCCTCCGGACCGTGTACTGA
- a CDS encoding ABC transporter substrate-binding protein, translating to MFDDSSNDATRRRFLKGGTAVGATVLAGCTGGGSGNATTTGETTTETTEETTDETTTQNSSYSVSIDPVGKVTFDAVPQAWVAENPSWADMGVALGMEPPLAVVLTSEYRTHHYDDVPGLSVDTDEMTSLWQDGISKELFYRLGADVHFIDPNYMTNLIPNWKQTDVDEIVSNVGPFCGNTSFSTYPWHSDYPYYDLYEAFEKVAQVFQRTDRYEAFSSLHDEVIGTITDRLPDERPAVALLSPASTEPEKFYPYRLGDRTAYKHWNDLGVEDALAGSDISTFTSDRGTIDYEPLLEIDPEVLLFYTDQHRTPEAFRSTYLDFLRNHDTASTLTAVRNGDVYSAGSMYQGPIMNLSKTERAAKQLFPDEFDCDEKLYDRQRIADIRSGGA from the coding sequence ATGTTCGACGACTCCAGTAACGACGCGACGCGGCGACGATTCCTGAAAGGCGGCACCGCGGTCGGTGCGACCGTGTTGGCGGGGTGTACCGGCGGTGGGTCCGGGAACGCCACCACGACCGGGGAGACGACGACCGAGACCACGGAAGAGACAACCGATGAGACGACGACGCAGAACTCCTCGTACTCGGTGTCCATCGACCCGGTCGGGAAAGTCACGTTCGACGCGGTTCCGCAGGCGTGGGTCGCGGAGAACCCGAGTTGGGCCGACATGGGCGTCGCGCTCGGGATGGAACCGCCGCTGGCGGTCGTCCTCACCAGCGAGTACCGGACCCACCACTACGACGACGTTCCGGGCCTGTCGGTCGATACCGACGAGATGACCTCGCTCTGGCAGGACGGCATCTCGAAGGAACTGTTCTACAGGCTCGGGGCCGACGTTCACTTCATCGACCCCAACTACATGACGAACCTCATCCCGAACTGGAAGCAGACGGACGTGGACGAGATCGTCTCGAACGTCGGCCCGTTCTGTGGCAACACCAGTTTCTCGACGTACCCGTGGCACTCCGACTACCCCTACTACGACCTCTACGAGGCCTTCGAGAAGGTCGCGCAGGTGTTCCAGCGCACCGACCGATACGAGGCGTTCTCCTCGCTCCACGACGAGGTCATCGGGACGATTACCGACCGACTGCCCGACGAGCGCCCGGCCGTCGCGCTCCTCTCGCCGGCCTCGACCGAACCGGAGAAGTTCTATCCGTACCGACTCGGCGACCGGACGGCGTACAAGCACTGGAACGACCTCGGCGTCGAGGACGCGCTCGCGGGGTCGGACATCTCGACGTTCACGTCCGACCGCGGGACCATCGACTACGAACCGCTGCTCGAAATCGACCCCGAGGTCCTGCTGTTCTACACCGACCAGCACCGGACGCCCGAGGCGTTCCGCTCGACGTACCTCGACTTCCTGCGGAACCACGACACCGCGAGTACGCTGACCGCGGTCCGGAACGGGGACGTCTACTCTGCGGGGAGCATGTATCAAGGGCCGATCATGAACCTCTCGAAGACCGAGCGCGCGGCCAAACAGCTGTTCCCCGACGAGTTCGACTGCGACGAGAAACTCTACGACCGCCAGCGCATCGCCGACATCCGGAGCGGAGGAGCCTAA